The following are from one region of the Nicotiana tomentosiformis chromosome 7, ASM39032v3, whole genome shotgun sequence genome:
- the LOC104120370 gene encoding tropinone reductase 1-like encodes MTDDGRWSLQGTTAIVTGGTRGIGHAIVEELASFGANVYTCSRNQMELDECLRQWKTKGFKVEGSVCDLLSRSQREKFMDTVSNYFDGKINILINNAGVAIAKLTTEFTHEDYNTMMGINFEASYHLSQLAHPFLQASGNGSIVFISSVAGLVSLPLCSIYSASKGAMNQLTRSLACEWAKDNIRVNAVAPWIIRTSLIDVASQNPVHKENINKLTIRTPIGGRVGEPKEVSAMVAFLCFPCASYITGQIMCVDGGITINASY; translated from the exons ATGACAGATGATGGTAGATGGAGTCTTCAAGGCACTACTGCTATTGTCACTGGAGGCACTCGAGGGATAGG GCATGCAATTGTAGAAGAATTGGCAAGTTTTGGAGCAAATGTTTATACGTGTTCACGTAACCAGATGGAGCTTGATGAGTGTCTTCGACAATGGAAAACTAAGGGTTTTAAAGTGGAAGGATCTGTGTGTGACTTACTATCAAGATCTCAAAGAGAAAAGTTCATGGACACCGTTAGCAACTATTTTGATGGAAAAATTAACATTCTT ATAAATAATGCTGGTGTAGCTATAGCTAAATTAACAACGGAGTTCACTCATGAAGATTACAACACTATGATGGGCATAAATTTTGAGGCTTCTTACCACCTATCGCAGCTAGCACATCCTTTCTTGCAGGCCTCAGGGAATGGAAGCATTGTTTTCATCTCTTCTGTCGCTGGCCTTGTCTCTCTTCCCTTATGTTCTATCTATTCTGCGTCTAAAG GAGCAATGAACCAATTAACAAGGAGTTTGGCATGTGAATGGGCTAAGGACAATATTCGAGTTAATGCAGTTGCACCATGGATTATAAGAACCTCTCTCATTGATGTTGCTTCT CAAAATCCAGTACacaaagaaaatatcaacaaATTAACGATTCGGACTCCAATTGGGGGGCGAGTTGGAGAGCCAAAAGAAGTCTCAGCTATGGTTGCGTTCCTTTGCTTCCCATGTGCTTCATACATCACCGGCCAAATTATGTGTGTTGATGGAGGAATAACTATTAATGCATCTTATTAA